A DNA window from Corallococcus soli contains the following coding sequences:
- a CDS encoding ATP-binding protein, which translates to MSATDTTVALPLPDSLLAALEEAEREHPEACMVLRAVRSDVGAIIDFEWLWANPAAARALGHDAEFLRGRRLGEVSAPDGLADRMDVLRQVVESGRPRADNFAEGEVWLQSTAVPLRDGVLVRLRDVTSAQRMEEGLRDTLDWVRDVLESMPDAFFTVDTDWRITYVNRKAAALTGHTQETLFRRVLWEACPEMCGTPMERALREVATEEGYRLFELRTARERWHEVHTWSSGRNISAYARDVTDKKRVQAERDALLAREHSGRLEAEALAQRRTHELMAARERLVQSEKLAMAGQLAAGVGHEINNPLSYVAGNLQFAVEQLTALARRAGAGPAVQASLGEALEALREAREGAERIRVIVRDLQTFARADELRLSPVDVHTALEFGISLAMTHLRSRAQVERCFGQVPQALAHEARLGQVFLHLLINAAHAIPTGDFEGHRVTVTTRREGAWVLVEVSDTGLGMTPEVLQRAFEPFFTTRPLGEGTGLGLSICLGLVRSMHGELTATSIPGMGSTFQVRLPVAEASVQPQVPAVREADGPQRKRVLVVDDEPQLTAVLRRMLGRQHDVVVAHSGREALALLEHDDAFDRVFCDLMMADLTGMDVHAELSRRRPELLSRFVFMTGGSFTERARTFLQAVPLPRIDKPFEPGLLLALVDSSPPRPGAVVRHPAREG; encoded by the coding sequence ATGTCCGCGACCGACACGACCGTGGCCCTTCCGCTCCCGGATTCGCTCCTGGCCGCGCTCGAAGAGGCCGAGCGAGAGCACCCCGAGGCCTGCATGGTGCTGCGCGCCGTGCGCTCCGACGTCGGCGCCATCATCGACTTCGAGTGGCTGTGGGCGAACCCCGCCGCCGCGCGCGCGCTGGGCCACGACGCGGAGTTCCTGCGCGGACGGCGCCTGGGCGAGGTGTCCGCGCCGGACGGGCTGGCGGACCGCATGGACGTCCTGCGCCAGGTGGTGGAGTCCGGCCGGCCGCGCGCGGACAACTTCGCCGAAGGGGAGGTCTGGCTGCAGAGCACCGCCGTGCCCCTGCGCGACGGGGTGCTGGTGCGGCTGCGCGACGTCACCAGCGCCCAGCGGATGGAGGAGGGGCTGCGCGACACGCTGGACTGGGTGCGCGACGTGCTGGAGAGCATGCCGGACGCCTTCTTCACCGTGGATACGGACTGGCGCATCACCTACGTGAACCGCAAGGCCGCCGCGCTCACCGGACACACCCAGGAGACGCTCTTCCGCCGCGTGCTGTGGGAGGCGTGCCCGGAGATGTGCGGCACGCCCATGGAGCGCGCGCTGCGCGAGGTGGCCACGGAGGAGGGCTACCGCCTCTTCGAGCTGCGCACCGCGCGGGAGCGCTGGCACGAGGTGCACACCTGGTCGAGCGGCCGCAACATCTCCGCCTACGCGCGCGACGTCACCGACAAGAAGCGCGTCCAGGCGGAGCGCGACGCGCTGCTCGCCCGCGAGCACTCCGGCCGGCTGGAGGCGGAGGCCCTGGCCCAGCGCCGCACGCACGAGCTGATGGCCGCGCGGGAGCGGCTGGTGCAGTCGGAGAAGCTGGCCATGGCGGGCCAGCTCGCCGCGGGCGTGGGCCACGAAATCAACAACCCCCTGTCCTACGTCGCCGGCAACCTCCAGTTCGCGGTGGAGCAGCTCACGGCGCTGGCCCGCCGCGCCGGCGCCGGCCCCGCGGTGCAGGCGTCGCTGGGCGAGGCGCTGGAGGCCCTGCGCGAGGCGCGCGAGGGGGCCGAGCGCATCCGCGTCATCGTGCGCGACCTCCAGACCTTCGCCCGCGCGGACGAGCTGCGCCTGTCCCCGGTGGACGTGCACACGGCGCTGGAGTTCGGCATCTCCCTGGCGATGACCCACCTGCGCAGCCGCGCCCAGGTGGAGCGCTGCTTCGGGCAGGTGCCCCAGGCGCTGGCCCACGAGGCGCGCCTGGGCCAGGTGTTCCTGCACCTGCTCATCAACGCCGCGCACGCCATCCCCACTGGCGACTTCGAAGGCCACCGGGTGACGGTCACCACCCGCCGCGAGGGCGCGTGGGTGCTGGTGGAGGTGTCCGACACCGGCCTGGGCATGACGCCGGAGGTGCTCCAGCGCGCCTTCGAGCCGTTCTTCACCACGCGCCCGCTGGGCGAGGGCACCGGGCTGGGGCTGTCCATCTGCCTGGGCCTCGTGCGCAGCATGCACGGGGAGCTCACCGCCACCAGCATCCCGGGCATGGGCAGCACCTTCCAGGTGCGGCTGCCCGTGGCGGAGGCCTCCGTCCAGCCCCAGGTCCCCGCGGTGCGCGAGGCGGACGGGCCCCAGCGCAAGCGCGTGCTGGTGGTGGACGACGAGCCGCAGCTCACCGCGGTGCTGCGGCGGATGCTCGGCCGTCAGCACGACGTGGTGGTGGCCCACAGCGGCCGGGAGGCCCTGGCGCTGCTGGAGCACGACGACGCCTTCGACCGCGTCTTCTGCGACCTGATGATGGCGGACCTGACCGGGATGGACGTGCACGCGGAGCTGTCGCGGCGCCGGCCGGAGCTGCTGTCGCGCTTCGTGTTCATGACGGGCGGCAGCTTCACCGAGCGCGCCCGCACGTTCCTCCAGGCCGTGCCCCTGCCGCGCATCGACAAGCCCTTCGAGCCGGGCCTGCTGCTCGCGCTCGTGGACTCCTCGCCTCCGCGCCCGGGGGCCGTCGTCCGGCACCCCGCGCGCGAAGGTTGA
- a CDS encoding dipeptide epimerase yields MRPTLITHVAFEPLHLPLTEPFAIATGAQHAAENALVRVTLADGTVGLGEAAPFTAVSGETQASTLAALESVRGLLLGRDVQAWRPTSEALADALALAPSARCGVEMALLDALARHHRVPLHVFFGGAGTALDIDMTVTAGDVAHAVASTRAILGRGIDTLKVKVGALAPDADAARLVAIHQEAPKARLFADANGGYDVAEALAFLKELERADVPLSLFEQPVPAADFAGLAEVTRRSKVPVCADESARSSRDVLRLIREGACHAINIKTMKCGMVEAMTMWSLARAAGLELMVGGMVESVLAMSASAHLAAGLGGFTYADLDTPLFIASHPFQGGAHYAGSRLTLDADAPGHGVTLR; encoded by the coding sequence ATGCGCCCCACCCTCATCACCCACGTCGCCTTCGAACCGCTGCACCTGCCCCTCACGGAGCCCTTCGCCATCGCCACGGGCGCGCAGCACGCGGCGGAGAACGCGCTCGTGCGCGTGACGCTCGCGGACGGCACGGTGGGCCTGGGCGAGGCGGCCCCCTTCACCGCCGTGAGCGGGGAGACCCAGGCGAGCACCCTCGCCGCGCTGGAGTCGGTGCGGGGGCTGCTCCTGGGACGGGACGTGCAGGCGTGGCGACCGACGTCGGAGGCGCTGGCGGATGCGCTCGCGCTCGCCCCGTCCGCGCGGTGTGGCGTGGAGATGGCGCTCCTGGACGCGCTGGCGCGGCACCACCGCGTCCCCCTGCACGTCTTCTTCGGCGGGGCGGGCACCGCGCTGGACATCGACATGACCGTCACGGCCGGGGACGTGGCGCACGCGGTGGCGTCCACGCGGGCCATCCTGGGGCGGGGCATCGACACGCTGAAGGTGAAGGTCGGGGCGCTGGCTCCGGACGCGGACGCGGCGCGGCTGGTCGCCATCCACCAGGAGGCCCCGAAGGCGCGGCTCTTCGCGGACGCGAACGGCGGCTACGACGTGGCGGAGGCGCTGGCCTTCCTCAAGGAACTGGAGCGGGCGGACGTGCCGCTGTCCCTGTTCGAACAGCCCGTGCCCGCCGCCGACTTCGCGGGGCTCGCGGAGGTGACGCGCCGCTCGAAGGTGCCGGTGTGCGCGGACGAATCCGCGCGGTCGTCCCGGGACGTGCTGCGGCTCATCCGCGAGGGCGCCTGCCACGCCATCAACATCAAGACGATGAAGTGCGGGATGGTGGAGGCGATGACGATGTGGAGCCTCGCGCGCGCGGCGGGGCTGGAGCTGATGGTGGGCGGCATGGTGGAGAGCGTGCTCGCGATGAGCGCGTCCGCGCACCTGGCCGCGGGCCTGGGCGGCTTCACCTACGCGGACCTGGACACGCCGCTGTTCATCGCGAGCCACCCGTTCCAGGGCGGCGCACACTACGCGGGCTCGCGGCTGACGCTGGACGCGGACGCGCCAGGCCACGGCGTCACGCTGCGCTAG
- a CDS encoding suppressor of fused domain protein, with translation MKVPETEEDFIQWYEDCWADRDEVEYPKLFGAIREDVDLLEGTGVLEGWLESELAQGQTLDPNWLPMGVRVAPPSPEYPYWTYVTSGLSNPFTVSPGEELADDARSGLGYEMVIHTPEEERWPVLRLMDMMAYNLVCARLFAMGHRYPVDGTLTGGETKLSGFVFVKDATRPSHFTLPSGQVELLTLVGVTKNEMAFSRSNGMDKLLQKLADPANPGTAYITRPEREEVKL, from the coding sequence ATGAAAGTCCCGGAGACAGAGGAAGACTTCATCCAGTGGTACGAAGACTGCTGGGCCGACCGTGACGAGGTGGAGTACCCGAAGCTCTTCGGCGCCATCCGCGAGGACGTGGACCTCCTGGAAGGCACCGGCGTGCTGGAGGGGTGGTTGGAGAGCGAGCTGGCCCAGGGTCAGACGTTGGATCCGAACTGGCTCCCCATGGGCGTGCGCGTGGCGCCTCCCAGCCCCGAGTACCCGTACTGGACCTACGTGACGAGCGGCCTGTCCAATCCCTTCACGGTGTCGCCCGGCGAGGAGCTGGCGGACGACGCGCGCAGCGGCCTGGGCTACGAGATGGTCATCCACACGCCCGAGGAGGAGCGCTGGCCCGTGCTGCGCCTCATGGACATGATGGCCTACAACCTCGTGTGCGCGCGGCTGTTCGCCATGGGGCACCGCTACCCGGTGGACGGCACCCTCACCGGCGGCGAGACGAAGCTTTCGGGCTTCGTGTTCGTGAAGGACGCGACGCGCCCCAGCCACTTCACCCTGCCCAGCGGCCAGGTGGAGCTGCTCACGCTGGTGGGCGTGACGAAGAACGAGATGGCCTTCTCTCGCTCCAACGGCATGGACAAGCTGCTCCAGAAGCTGGCGGACCCGGCGAACCCGGGCACCGCGTACATCACCCGGCCGGAGCGCGAGGAAGTGAAGCTGTAA
- a CDS encoding M48 family metalloprotease, with translation MTRRAAFTPEEVERCWRDALALWDVRVQLSPPEPHQPFRPDKDAKDEPLAYIDMVRRQVFVHFELLDRMGARDSLTAVLAHEIGHHVRFPHTLGWDAELRVLEQRLLPGLGQSLTNLFFDLQVNEFVGRTHAEALCEVYRGFLRAPEPGQDKAGGTTPLFCFYLALYEELWRKEPGDLVPRGRLETLERDYPGFRSQARLFVQTFYALPDPRLQFLYFCAAFIRYIDEPGKTRFRIPLAGDVPDPDEDDLDAAVQAGGRWEGALAEAQEQGWLDATHDTKDADPLTTIGRVTNHVPGKGGGRLRRALVARHYRRLVDRHILKLPSDPAKPEPYLRTTPEAWEYGDDPSTIDWTLTVVTQGHLAAISPLRRELEADLPPPSDLGVPALELYLDTSGSMPNPEHQLNAMTLAAQVLAASALRKGATVRGIVYSDRQPLVSPWMYDEETARDFLLHYIGGGTWFPVEELSAFAEERPDVMRVIISDSDFLANMQDKGALERLARAVKKSRRVVAFLAVPEEQRARQVLAPVLADKRFRLATVQWMSEFGPAAAALADALLEK, from the coding sequence ATGACCCGCCGCGCGGCCTTCACCCCGGAGGAGGTGGAGCGGTGCTGGCGCGACGCGCTGGCGCTGTGGGACGTGCGCGTGCAGCTGAGCCCGCCCGAGCCGCACCAGCCCTTCCGTCCCGACAAGGACGCGAAGGACGAACCGCTCGCGTACATCGACATGGTGCGCCGGCAGGTGTTCGTCCACTTCGAGCTGCTGGACCGGATGGGCGCGCGCGACAGCCTCACCGCCGTGCTGGCGCACGAAATCGGGCACCACGTCCGCTTCCCGCACACGCTGGGGTGGGACGCGGAGCTGCGCGTGCTGGAGCAGCGGCTGCTGCCCGGACTGGGCCAGTCGCTCACCAACCTGTTCTTCGACCTCCAGGTGAACGAGTTCGTGGGGCGCACCCACGCGGAGGCGCTGTGCGAGGTGTACCGGGGCTTCCTCCGCGCGCCGGAGCCGGGGCAGGACAAGGCCGGCGGGACGACCCCGCTGTTCTGCTTCTACCTGGCCCTCTACGAGGAGCTGTGGCGCAAGGAGCCCGGCGACCTCGTGCCCAGGGGGCGCCTGGAGACGCTGGAGCGGGACTACCCGGGCTTCCGCAGCCAGGCGCGCCTGTTCGTGCAGACGTTCTACGCGCTGCCGGATCCACGTCTGCAATTCCTCTACTTCTGCGCCGCGTTCATCCGCTACATCGACGAGCCCGGCAAGACGCGCTTCCGCATCCCGCTGGCCGGGGACGTCCCCGACCCGGACGAGGATGACCTGGACGCGGCGGTGCAGGCCGGCGGCCGGTGGGAGGGCGCGCTGGCGGAGGCCCAGGAGCAGGGCTGGCTGGACGCGACGCACGACACGAAGGACGCGGATCCGCTCACCACCATCGGCCGCGTGACGAACCACGTGCCCGGCAAGGGCGGCGGGAGGCTGCGCCGGGCCCTGGTCGCGCGGCACTACCGGCGGCTGGTGGACCGGCACATCCTGAAGCTGCCCTCCGACCCCGCGAAGCCGGAGCCGTACCTGCGCACGACGCCGGAGGCGTGGGAGTACGGCGACGACCCGTCCACCATCGACTGGACGCTCACGGTGGTGACGCAGGGGCACCTGGCGGCCATCTCCCCGCTGCGCCGCGAGCTGGAGGCGGACCTGCCCCCTCCGTCGGACCTGGGCGTGCCGGCGCTGGAGCTGTACCTGGACACCAGCGGCTCCATGCCCAACCCCGAGCACCAGCTCAACGCGATGACGCTGGCGGCGCAGGTGCTGGCGGCGTCCGCGCTGCGCAAGGGCGCCACGGTGCGCGGCATCGTGTATTCGGACCGTCAGCCCCTCGTCTCCCCGTGGATGTACGACGAGGAGACGGCGCGCGACTTCCTGCTGCACTACATCGGCGGGGGGACGTGGTTCCCGGTGGAGGAGCTGTCGGCGTTCGCCGAGGAGCGACCGGACGTGATGCGGGTCATCATCTCCGACAGCGACTTCCTGGCGAACATGCAGGACAAGGGGGCGCTGGAGCGCCTGGCCCGAGCGGTGAAGAAGTCGCGCCGGGTGGTGGCCTTCCTCGCGGTGCCGGAGGAGCAGCGCGCCCGGCAGGTGCTGGCGCCGGTGCTCGCGGACAAGCGCTTCCGGCTGGCGACGGTGCAGTGGATGTCTGAGTTCGGTCCCGCCGCCGCGGCGCTGGCCGATGCCTTGTTGGAGAAATGA
- a CDS encoding response regulator transcription factor → MLDAPPSSQRLALVSEDPLARGALARTLSDQGEGWTVTASGTQVELETARGGPPDVVLWDTGLRLTEGAAPDLGAPVLALVTDEAAGELALGAGARGLLFRDVAPGMLVAALHAVARGLTVFEPGLSQVRAAPRSTAPTGAPAHDTLTPREREVLGLLAEGLSNKAIADRLAISEHTAKFHVNAVLAKLGVQRRTEAVVRAARLGLVTL, encoded by the coding sequence ATGTTGGATGCGCCCCCTTCATCGCAGCGGCTCGCCCTCGTGTCGGAGGACCCCCTGGCCCGGGGTGCGCTCGCACGGACCTTGAGCGACCAGGGGGAGGGCTGGACGGTCACGGCCTCCGGCACGCAGGTGGAGCTGGAGACGGCGCGGGGCGGACCGCCCGACGTGGTGCTCTGGGACACGGGCCTGCGGCTGACGGAGGGCGCGGCGCCGGACCTGGGGGCGCCGGTGCTGGCCCTGGTGACGGACGAAGCGGCGGGAGAGCTGGCGCTGGGCGCGGGGGCACGCGGGCTGCTCTTCCGCGACGTGGCGCCCGGAATGCTCGTGGCCGCGCTGCACGCCGTGGCGCGCGGGCTCACGGTGTTCGAACCCGGGCTGTCCCAGGTCCGCGCCGCGCCGCGAAGCACGGCCCCAACAGGCGCACCGGCGCACGACACGCTGACGCCGCGCGAGCGCGAGGTGCTGGGCCTGCTGGCGGAGGGCCTGTCGAACAAGGCCATCGCGGACCGGCTCGCCATCAGCGAGCACACGGCCAAGTTCCACGTCAACGCGGTGCTGGCCAAGCTGGGCGTGCAGCGGCGCACGGAGGCCGTGGTGCGCGCCGCGCGGCTGGGGCTCGTGACGCTCTGA
- a CDS encoding AMP-binding protein produces the protein MTLAVAPRARIRRDAQTQRPHLPWALDVAAGLARGASTADEAVARAALESRLGWLRGALQGSPYYLRVLREAGLHPGDLQRLEDLRHFPALDRATLARHWEDVPTLPAASDECVVVKSSGTTGDPVNVLRDRRDCLLMWAVLRFFTEHTGTVPPPRPRVVLLDVLPGGLEYSVRLPLFHDGALHRVSVLRDDAVARLRRVRAAVVFSDPEGLRWLLAHPEVPAPRLVLTSAQHLPRALRDAWEHGRGVPVLNYYASTETGPLAWECRRDANAGHFHVLAPDVWLEPDGAEVVVTRLRPSVLPLLRYQPGDTGTVSRDACACGFHGWTLTGFGGRGACAFHTPTGRSVDAWSLAWVFKHHPLRAFRLTQVSLEGFTLELTDAPPDSVGPLCERLSAALRNLGWAAPVVTARTWGAQAPPPSAKPLPFRSELPLPG, from the coding sequence GTGACGCTGGCGGTCGCTCCCCGGGCCCGCATCCGCCGCGACGCCCAGACCCAGCGGCCCCACCTGCCGTGGGCGCTGGACGTGGCGGCGGGGCTTGCGCGCGGCGCGTCCACGGCGGACGAGGCCGTGGCCCGCGCGGCGCTGGAGTCGCGCCTGGGGTGGCTTCGCGGTGCGCTCCAGGGTTCGCCCTACTACCTGCGCGTGCTGCGCGAGGCGGGACTGCACCCGGGCGACCTCCAGCGGCTGGAGGACCTGCGGCACTTCCCGGCGCTGGACCGCGCGACGCTCGCGCGCCACTGGGAGGATGTGCCCACGCTGCCCGCCGCGTCCGACGAGTGCGTGGTGGTGAAGAGCTCCGGCACCACGGGCGACCCGGTGAACGTGCTCAGGGACCGGCGCGACTGCCTGTTGATGTGGGCCGTGCTGCGCTTCTTCACCGAGCACACCGGCACCGTGCCGCCGCCGCGTCCGCGCGTGGTGTTGCTGGACGTGCTGCCGGGCGGGTTGGAGTACTCGGTGCGGCTGCCGCTCTTCCACGACGGCGCCCTGCACCGCGTCTCCGTGCTGCGCGACGACGCGGTGGCGCGGCTGCGACGGGTGCGCGCGGCCGTCGTCTTCTCCGACCCGGAAGGCCTGCGCTGGCTGCTGGCGCACCCGGAGGTGCCCGCGCCGCGACTGGTGCTCACCTCCGCGCAGCACCTGCCCCGGGCGCTGCGTGACGCGTGGGAGCACGGGCGGGGCGTGCCGGTCCTCAACTACTACGCCTCCACGGAGACGGGGCCGCTCGCGTGGGAGTGCCGGCGGGACGCGAACGCGGGCCACTTCCACGTGCTCGCGCCGGACGTCTGGCTGGAGCCGGACGGGGCGGAGGTGGTGGTGACGCGGCTGCGGCCCAGCGTGCTGCCGCTGCTGCGCTACCAGCCGGGGGACACGGGCACCGTAAGCAGGGATGCGTGCGCCTGCGGCTTCCATGGCTGGACACTGACGGGCTTTGGCGGACGCGGGGCCTGCGCGTTCCACACCCCCACGGGACGCAGCGTGGATGCGTGGTCCCTGGCGTGGGTGTTCAAGCATCACCCGCTGCGCGCCTTCCGGCTGACGCAGGTGTCATTGGAGGGCTTCACGCTGGAGCTGACGGACGCGCCACCGGACAGCGTGGGCCCGCTGTGTGAGCGATTGAGCGCGGCCTTGCGCAACCTGGGCTGGGCCGCGCCCGTGGTGACGGCACGGACGTGGGGCGCGCAGGCACCACCGCCGTCCGCCAAGCCGCTCCCCTTCCGCAGCGAGCTGCCGCTTCCGGGGTGA
- a CDS encoding MoxR family ATPase: MANQDWVSRLLTGRASADKGLSVHLSERDGGSLHDKMRQAYWWITNNAVICPYYDIEFGGTAALKNAAGDEVHLPEDMSYSSFVLIPLLTLFTCRRALLVGGPGRGKTTSAILMALLSGMGREDVHRGIQRGHPQLSIADLLGAPLPSDMLKAEDLSAVKVSWRKWISQRVKIIDEYNRIPTKTQSALLSLLGEGYAEMMDQYVYTGRSSWFLTANDDQGGGTFQVIEALKDRIDVVVRAVPFNSGFVDTLLQRIESDKSPEELLPKDIVFTPGELEKAYNAILTVEVPKGALERVAFFLGQLDFCRMASPRFEFKHKDTLKLAGQTVAAVCNEQCPLDKKVHLCTQTENGTSVRAYQTILHFAKALAFFRGHRAVELEDFRQIIPWVLHEKLTPNARSPFFEGKGNKLLLQDRVAWIRNMFDMAMARYGTHAPLRQKVFQLRTELDLGLSGVDLRTTEKRLSAVTVLMNELMSRHELSGPVYEDIIHLKSLYSRYRNYATWLKENPGGQP, encoded by the coding sequence ATGGCCAACCAGGATTGGGTTTCGCGCCTGCTCACCGGGCGCGCATCGGCGGACAAGGGCCTCAGCGTCCACCTGTCCGAGCGCGACGGCGGCAGCCTCCACGACAAGATGCGGCAGGCGTACTGGTGGATCACCAACAACGCCGTCATCTGCCCCTACTACGACATCGAGTTCGGCGGCACCGCGGCGCTGAAGAACGCCGCCGGGGACGAGGTGCACCTGCCGGAGGACATGAGCTACAGCTCCTTCGTCCTCATCCCGCTGCTCACCCTCTTCACCTGCCGCCGCGCCCTGCTCGTGGGCGGCCCGGGCCGGGGCAAGACGACCTCCGCCATCCTCATGGCGCTCCTGTCCGGCATGGGCCGCGAGGACGTGCACCGGGGCATCCAGCGCGGGCATCCGCAGCTGTCCATCGCGGACCTGCTGGGCGCGCCGCTGCCGTCGGACATGCTCAAGGCGGAGGACCTGTCCGCCGTCAAGGTGAGCTGGCGCAAGTGGATCAGCCAGCGCGTGAAGATCATCGACGAGTACAACCGCATCCCCACGAAGACCCAGTCCGCCCTGCTGTCGCTGCTGGGCGAAGGCTACGCGGAGATGATGGACCAGTACGTCTACACCGGGCGCTCGTCCTGGTTCCTCACCGCCAACGACGACCAGGGCGGCGGCACCTTCCAGGTCATCGAGGCGCTCAAGGACCGCATCGACGTGGTGGTGCGCGCCGTGCCGTTCAACTCCGGCTTCGTGGACACGCTGCTCCAGCGCATCGAGTCCGACAAGTCCCCGGAGGAGCTGCTCCCCAAGGACATCGTCTTCACACCGGGCGAGCTGGAGAAGGCCTACAACGCCATCCTCACCGTGGAGGTGCCCAAGGGCGCCCTGGAGCGCGTGGCCTTCTTCCTGGGGCAGCTCGACTTCTGCCGCATGGCGTCCCCGCGCTTTGAATTCAAGCACAAGGACACGCTGAAGCTCGCCGGGCAGACGGTGGCCGCGGTGTGCAACGAGCAGTGCCCCTTGGACAAGAAGGTGCACCTCTGCACGCAGACGGAGAACGGCACCAGCGTGCGCGCGTACCAGACCATCCTGCACTTCGCGAAGGCGCTCGCGTTCTTCCGGGGCCACCGCGCGGTGGAGCTGGAGGACTTCCGGCAGATCATCCCCTGGGTGCTGCACGAGAAGCTCACCCCCAACGCGCGCAGCCCCTTCTTCGAGGGCAAGGGCAACAAGCTGCTGCTCCAGGACCGCGTGGCGTGGATCCGCAACATGTTCGACATGGCCATGGCCCGCTACGGCACGCACGCGCCGCTGCGCCAGAAGGTCTTCCAGCTGCGCACGGAGCTGGACCTGGGCCTGTCCGGCGTGGACCTACGCACCACGGAGAAGCGCCTGTCCGCCGTCACCGTGCTGATGAACGAGCTGATGTCCCGCCACGAGCTGTCCGGCCCGGTGTACGAGGACATCATCCACTTGAAGTCCCTCTACAGCCGCTACCGCAACTACGCGACGTGGCTGAAGGAGAACCCGGGCGGTCAGCCATGA